A DNA window from Chitinibacter fontanus contains the following coding sequences:
- the ybgF gene encoding tol-pal system protein YbgF has product MMKQMKIALIAFVFAGMATHAQAGLFDDDVARKQVADLAASVQTLQQQNTQRLEQLEASKARMLDLVRQLDAQKEEIAKLRGANEVLQFNLDEAVKRQKDLYIDLDARLRTIEQAKAEAKQEAKLSEQDSFDAAVALVQNKKFKDASTAWAKFVADYPNSDKMPAAQYWMGMNYAFSKDYKSANIAFKNVVENAPDDAKAPDALLGLASVAATTGDKKGSRNYLINILERYPQSEAAAKAKKALAAPN; this is encoded by the coding sequence ATGATGAAACAAATGAAAATCGCACTAATTGCTTTTGTTTTTGCCGGGATGGCAACGCATGCCCAGGCGGGTTTATTTGATGATGATGTGGCCCGCAAACAGGTGGCAGACTTGGCCGCCAGCGTACAAACGCTGCAACAGCAAAATACCCAGCGCCTAGAGCAACTGGAAGCCAGTAAGGCTCGCATGCTCGATCTGGTGCGCCAGCTTGATGCGCAAAAAGAGGAAATCGCCAAATTACGCGGTGCCAATGAGGTGTTGCAATTTAATTTGGATGAAGCGGTGAAGCGCCAGAAAGACCTGTATATCGATCTGGATGCTCGTTTGCGCACCATTGAGCAGGCCAAGGCGGAAGCCAAGCAAGAAGCTAAACTCAGCGAGCAAGATAGCTTTGATGCCGCAGTAGCATTGGTACAGAATAAAAAATTCAAAGATGCCAGCACCGCGTGGGCAAAATTTGTGGCTGACTATCCCAATAGTGACAAAATGCCTGCTGCACAGTATTGGATGGGCATGAATTATGCCTTCAGCAAAGATTATAAATCGGCCAATATTGCGTTTAAAAACGTGGTGGAAAATGCGCCTGACGACGCCAAGGCGCCTGATGCGCTGCTCGGCTTGGCTTCGGTTGCCGCGACAACGGGTGATAAAAAAGGCTCACGCAATTATCTGATCAATATTCTGGAACGCTATCCACAATCGGAAGCGGCTGCAAAAGCAAAAAAAGCGTTAGCGGCGCCAAATTAA
- a CDS encoding DUF805 domain-containing protein, whose product MSFLTAIKRCLQQYAVFNGRASRAEFWWWMLFQTLCYLAITLSLGQGMGSSLLLLTLLLPSLAVGIRRLHDIGRSGKWVLIGLIPVVGWCAMLYWHTRPSDTDNQFGPVPLFV is encoded by the coding sequence ATGTCATTTCTAACTGCAATCAAACGCTGCCTACAGCAGTATGCCGTCTTCAATGGCCGTGCCAGCCGTGCCGAATTTTGGTGGTGGATGCTATTTCAAACGCTGTGTTACCTAGCAATTACACTCAGTTTGGGCCAAGGAATGGGTAGCTCTTTGCTATTACTCACCCTGCTCCTCCCAAGCCTAGCGGTTGGAATACGAAGACTTCATGACATTGGCCGTTCAGGTAAATGGGTTTTAATCGGTTTAATCCCCGTTGTAGGTTGGTGCGCCATGTTGTACTGGCACACCCGCCCCAGTGACACGGATAACCAATTTGGTCCCGTGCCCCTGTTTGTCTAA
- a CDS encoding LexA family transcriptional regulator, giving the protein MDNQLRLQQWMQYFGLSQGQLGERAGVPQPTIHRIVSGETSSPRTGTMRKIIAALGLSTEQFERGPTEQTVFSTAEQILLQVPIIERIEDARLHYRPEKYPISQHLCAGLGLDAAQIVGAIALHRSMEPTIYKGDVVLIDASSTQLVAGEIFALQMDGVVMIRRVLLSESLIILAPDNPDRSQYFDIQLPRQANVHVIGRVFWRGGLLK; this is encoded by the coding sequence ATGGATAATCAGCTACGTTTACAGCAATGGATGCAATATTTTGGTTTAAGCCAAGGCCAGTTGGGTGAGCGCGCAGGCGTGCCACAACCAACCATACATCGTATTGTCTCTGGGGAGACTAGTTCACCACGCACAGGCACCATGCGCAAAATCATCGCTGCTTTAGGCTTAAGCACCGAGCAGTTCGAGCGGGGGCCCACTGAACAAACAGTCTTCTCAACGGCAGAGCAAATTTTGCTACAGGTGCCGATTATTGAGCGGATAGAAGATGCTCGGTTGCACTATCGACCCGAAAAATACCCAATTTCACAGCATCTTTGTGCTGGGCTTGGTTTAGATGCTGCGCAAATTGTGGGTGCAATCGCGTTGCACCGTTCAATGGAGCCGACTATTTATAAGGGCGATGTGGTATTGATCGATGCTTCCTCTACACAATTGGTGGCGGGTGAGATTTTTGCATTGCAAATGGATGGTGTGGTGATGATTCGCCGCGTTTTGCTCAGTGAGTCGCTGATTATATTGGCGCCTGATAATCCAGATCGAAGTCAATATTTTGATATTCAACTGCCACGTCAGGCAAATGTACATGTAATCGGGCGTGTTTTCTGGCGCGGAGGCCTGCTTAAGTAA
- the nagE gene encoding N-acetylglucosamine-specific PTS transporter subunit IIBC: protein MNIIGYMQRIGRALMLPVATLPAAAILMGIGYWLESTAPGAHQLTGILSNAGGAIIGNMSILFAAGVAYGMSKDKDGAAAMAGMVGFLVLTTLLSPKAVATIQGLPLEQVSPAFAKINNQFIGILCGVIASVLYNRYGSLELPKALAFFSGKRLVPILVSVAMIFLAIPLLVLWPCLFASLVSVGKQISGLGALGAGLFGLINRLLIPIGLHHAFYPVFWFDVAGINDIPNFLGGARAIAEGRAIPGVTGMYQAGFFPIMMFGLPGAALAIYQTAKPENRAKVGALMATAALSAIFTGITEPLEFAFMFAAPQLYVLHAVLTGLSLYIAASMHWMAGFGFSAGFVDLLLSSQNPLATGWYMLLLQGLVFFGIYYVSFRFAIQRFNLKTPGREDEEAAPAAPVSNDKTALAKAYLAALGGRANLLQIDACITRLRLMVRDINIIDEARIKALGAAGVIKLNKENIQIVLGPLAEIIANEMKSIAE, encoded by the coding sequence ATGAATATCATTGGATATATGCAAAGAATCGGGCGTGCGCTGATGTTGCCAGTGGCTACACTGCCTGCGGCGGCGATTTTAATGGGGATTGGCTATTGGTTGGAGTCAACTGCCCCTGGCGCGCATCAGTTAACCGGGATTCTCAGTAATGCCGGTGGTGCAATTATTGGCAATATGAGCATTTTATTTGCCGCAGGCGTGGCTTATGGCATGTCGAAAGACAAGGATGGTGCTGCTGCCATGGCGGGGATGGTTGGGTTTTTGGTCTTAACCACCCTGCTCAGTCCGAAGGCGGTTGCCACAATTCAGGGTCTGCCCTTGGAGCAGGTGTCACCAGCCTTTGCGAAGATCAATAATCAGTTTATTGGGATTCTTTGTGGTGTGATCGCCTCGGTGTTGTACAACCGCTATGGCAGCCTTGAGCTACCCAAAGCACTCGCCTTTTTCTCGGGTAAACGTTTAGTTCCCATTTTGGTCTCCGTGGCCATGATTTTTCTGGCTATACCATTGCTGGTGCTATGGCCTTGCTTATTTGCGAGCCTTGTTAGTGTGGGTAAGCAGATTAGTGGTCTTGGTGCGCTTGGGGCGGGCTTATTTGGTTTGATTAATCGCTTGCTGATCCCAATTGGTTTGCATCACGCGTTTTATCCGGTGTTCTGGTTTGATGTAGCAGGGATTAACGATATCCCCAACTTCTTGGGCGGTGCCCGTGCCATTGCGGAAGGCCGCGCCATTCCTGGGGTTACCGGGATGTATCAGGCGGGCTTCTTCCCGATCATGATGTTTGGTTTGCCTGGTGCGGCATTGGCCATTTACCAAACCGCCAAACCGGAAAATCGTGCCAAAGTCGGTGCTTTGATGGCTACAGCTGCGCTGTCGGCGATTTTTACTGGGATTACAGAGCCGCTCGAATTTGCCTTTATGTTTGCCGCCCCGCAACTATATGTCTTGCATGCGGTACTCACCGGTTTGTCGCTGTATATCGCTGCAAGTATGCACTGGATGGCTGGGTTTGGTTTTAGTGCCGGTTTTGTGGATTTGCTGCTCTCTAGCCAAAATCCGCTGGCAACCGGCTGGTATATGTTGCTACTGCAAGGGCTGGTGTTTTTTGGCATTTATTATGTTTCTTTCCGCTTTGCGATCCAGCGTTTCAATCTGAAAACACCGGGGCGCGAAGATGAAGAAGCCGCCCCGGCTGCCCCGGTGAGCAATGATAAAACGGCATTGGCAAAAGCGTATCTGGCTGCGCTAGGTGGCCGGGCGAATTTGCTGCAGATAGATGCTTGTATTACCCGCCTACGCTTGATGGTACGTGACATCAATATCATTGATGAAGCCCGGATTAAAGCATTAGGCGCAGCAGGTGTTATTAAACTTAACAAAGAGAATATTCAGATTGTATTAGGTCCATTGGCAGAAATCATCGCTAATGAAATGAAATCAATTGCTGAATAA
- a CDS encoding GlsB/YeaQ/YmgE family stress response membrane protein — translation MDNMTYMFGGLFGVLSAIVIGLLIGVIAKILLPGRDTAGWCMTCLIGIAGSWLGHLIFNVFGAQSTKSGIIGAVFGAMLLHLIYRVIKKNA, via the coding sequence ATGGACAATATGACGTATATGTTTGGTGGCCTATTTGGTGTATTGAGTGCAATCGTAATAGGCTTATTGATTGGTGTTATTGCTAAAATATTGCTGCCCGGTCGAGATACTGCTGGTTGGTGTATGACTTGTCTGATCGGTATTGCTGGTAGCTGGTTGGGGCATTTAATATTTAATGTTTTTGGTGCGCAAAGTACAAAATCGGGAATAATTGGCGCGGTATTTGGAGCCATGTTGCTGCATTTGATTTATCGAGTAATAAAGAAAAATGCCTAA
- a CDS encoding CPBP family intramembrane glutamic endopeptidase: MNTTSTAPFEPLRRLLRFPPIQIAVMYFSLMFVHLAGIVFMQTFGQSPITRLASAIPIVANLLLVYCSLTYWLERRALQELALAKLGRELLIGLLLGFGLHSLCVLIAALLGVYQFGGLDSWSNLMPSAAAFSVPLFEELAFRGAIFLVLERVLGSWLALAISSLIFGLVHLANAGESFAGIASIVLIFGPMLAAPLMLTRCLWMGIGLHMAWNYTMGKVFSGAISGGEPAAGLFKITVQGPEYLTGGSAGMEGSWIAMIVCLLATLAMLSLTVRRGLIQPPSWRRQD; the protein is encoded by the coding sequence ATGAATACAACATCAACTGCCCCATTCGAGCCCTTGCGCCGTCTACTGCGATTTCCCCCGATTCAAATTGCCGTGATGTACTTCAGCTTGATGTTTGTCCATTTAGCCGGCATCGTTTTTATGCAAACGTTTGGGCAGTCACCCATCACCCGTCTTGCGAGTGCCATTCCGATCGTCGCCAACTTGCTTCTGGTCTACTGCAGCCTGACTTATTGGCTGGAGCGCAGAGCGTTGCAGGAATTAGCACTGGCCAAGCTGGGACGTGAATTATTGATCGGCCTATTACTGGGCTTTGGCCTACATTCATTGTGCGTGTTGATCGCCGCTTTGCTCGGCGTGTATCAGTTTGGCGGGCTCGATAGCTGGTCGAATTTAATGCCTTCTGCTGCGGCATTTTCAGTGCCGCTATTTGAAGAGCTCGCATTCCGTGGCGCGATTTTCCTCGTGCTGGAACGCGTACTCGGCAGTTGGTTAGCATTGGCCATTTCGTCGCTGATTTTTGGCCTTGTCCATCTTGCTAACGCAGGTGAGTCTTTTGCGGGGATTGCATCCATTGTGCTGATTTTTGGCCCCATGCTCGCCGCACCGCTGATGTTAACGCGCTGCCTCTGGATGGGGATCGGGCTGCATATGGCGTGGAACTACACGATGGGTAAAGTCTTTTCTGGCGCCATTTCGGGCGGAGAGCCCGCGGCAGGCTTATTCAAAATCACCGTTCAAGGGCCAGAGTATCTCACTGGCGGCTCGGCGGGCATGGAAGGCTCGTGGATTGCGATGATAGTGTGCCTGCTGGCAACGCTAGCTATGCTTAGTTTAACGGTACGCCGAGGGCTAATTCAGCCCCCTAGCTGGCGCAGACAAGATTAA
- a CDS encoding multidrug effflux MFS transporter — translation MNAIPSPAAVPHHNRFAGWILLLAALTALGPLSIDMYLPGLPAIASGLHADDGTVQLTLASYFIGLALGQILYGPLSDHFGRKPPLLIGLGVYLLASIGCALATSIEALIALRFIQALGGCAGMVIARAVVRDRCEPRMAAQVYSSLVLVMGIAPILAPLLGSWVVGVSSWRAIFGLLAVFALLCLIAMHYLLPESRPAKQDQRFHLGGILMAYRELLRDRHFMGYALTGGLAVAGLFAYITGSPIVMMKVYGLSPTQYSLTFGSIAACYIIASQFNARALRSRSIDQLLQRSTLTLALASGVLLLTSLLTQPPFWLLVGCIYLYLMSLGFAAPNSTAGALAHHGAQAGLASALMGTMQFSIATVAGILMGIWHDGSSLPLASTLAFCGIGAWLAYRVVAIKLDGGVSH, via the coding sequence ATGAATGCCATCCCAAGCCCCGCTGCTGTGCCACACCATAACCGCTTTGCGGGCTGGATTTTGTTGCTTGCAGCACTCACCGCGCTGGGGCCCTTATCGATCGATATGTATTTGCCGGGTCTGCCTGCGATTGCCAGTGGCCTGCACGCCGATGACGGTACGGTACAGCTCACCTTGGCGAGCTACTTTATCGGCTTGGCACTAGGGCAGATTTTATACGGCCCGCTTTCAGATCATTTTGGCCGCAAACCGCCGCTGCTCATCGGGCTAGGCGTGTATTTGCTGGCCTCAATCGGCTGCGCGCTGGCCACCAGCATTGAGGCCTTGATTGCGCTGCGCTTTATCCAAGCGCTGGGCGGCTGCGCCGGCATGGTGATTGCCCGTGCCGTGGTGCGTGATCGCTGCGAGCCACGGATGGCCGCGCAAGTGTATTCATCCTTGGTATTGGTGATGGGGATCGCACCAATTCTCGCGCCGCTGCTGGGTAGCTGGGTGGTCGGTGTGAGCAGCTGGCGGGCGATTTTTGGCTTGCTGGCGGTATTTGCGCTGCTCTGCCTGATCGCAATGCATTATCTGCTGCCCGAATCGCGTCCGGCCAAACAAGACCAACGTTTTCATCTCGGCGGCATCCTAATGGCCTATCGTGAGCTGCTGCGTGACCGCCATTTTATGGGCTATGCACTGACCGGTGGCTTGGCCGTCGCTGGCTTATTTGCCTATATCACCGGTTCGCCGATTGTGATGATGAAGGTGTATGGCCTGAGCCCAACGCAATACAGCCTGACCTTTGGCAGTATTGCCGCGTGTTACATCATCGCCAGCCAGTTTAATGCGCGAGCGCTACGAAGCCGCTCGATTGATCAATTATTGCAGCGCTCAACGCTAACGCTGGCACTGGCCAGCGGGGTGTTGCTGCTCACCAGCTTGCTGACCCAGCCGCCATTTTGGCTACTGGTCGGCTGCATTTATCTGTATCTAATGTCGCTAGGCTTTGCTGCGCCCAACTCCACGGCCGGCGCACTGGCGCATCATGGCGCGCAAGCAGGGCTGGCCTCGGCCTTAATGGGCACGATGCAATTTAGCATTGCAACCGTAGCCGGCATTCTGATGGGCATCTGGCACGACGGCAGCAGCCTGCCGCTGGCGAGCACCTTGGCATTTTGTGGCATAGGTGCCTGGCTGGCTTATCGAGTGGTAGCTATCAAGCTGGATGGCGGGGTATCTCACTAA
- the queE gene encoding 7-carboxy-7-deazaguanine synthase QueE, which translates to MREALRITEIFHSLQGETSRIGLPTVFVRLTGCPMRCTYCDSAYAFTGGKTMTLDEIMAQIESYGCKTVCVTGGEPLAQKPVHLLFKRLCDAGYSVSTETGGGQPIDCVDPRVSRILDIKTPKSGEMGNMLWANVDAVTEHDEIKFVLVDRSDYEWARDYVREHRLNEKAPVIFSPVWESLKPVDLADWVIADKLPVRVQVQLHKLLWGEKPGV; encoded by the coding sequence ATGCGCGAAGCGTTGCGTATCACCGAAATATTCCACTCGCTGCAAGGCGAAACCAGCCGAATCGGCCTGCCGACGGTGTTTGTCCGTCTGACTGGTTGTCCGATGCGTTGTACCTACTGCGATAGCGCGTATGCGTTCACCGGCGGTAAAACCATGACTTTGGACGAGATCATGGCGCAGATTGAGAGCTACGGCTGTAAAACCGTCTGTGTCACCGGCGGCGAGCCATTGGCGCAAAAGCCGGTTCATCTGCTATTCAAACGCCTGTGCGATGCCGGCTACAGCGTCAGCACCGAAACCGGCGGCGGCCAACCCATTGATTGCGTCGACCCGCGCGTGTCGCGCATCTTGGATATTAAAACGCCCAAATCAGGCGAAATGGGCAATATGCTGTGGGCCAATGTTGACGCAGTGACCGAGCATGATGAAATCAAATTTGTACTGGTTGATCGCAGCGATTACGAATGGGCGCGCGATTATGTGCGCGAGCATCGCTTAAATGAGAAAGCGCCGGTGATTTTCTCTCCGGTGTGGGAAAGCCTGAAACCCGTCGATCTGGCCGACTGGGTGATCGCCGACAAGCTGCCGGTGCGGGTGCAAGTGCAGTTACATAAATTACTCTGGGGTGAAAAACCGGGGGTATAA
- the queC gene encoding 7-cyano-7-deazaguanine synthase QueC, which yields MNKKAIILLSGGLDSATCLAMAKAAGFDCYALSFDYGQRHNAELEAAKRVAQSLGAVEHRVIKIDLAAFGGSALTDANIAVPVNGAMDDEIPVTYVPARNTVLLSYALAWSEVLKADDIYIGVNAVDYSGYPDCRPEYISAFQAMARLATKVGVEGSALHIHTPLIRLSKAQIVAEGLKLGVDYSLTTTCYQANDAGEACGVCDACRLRAAGFAAAGVADPTRYQAK from the coding sequence ATGAACAAAAAAGCGATTATTTTATTATCCGGTGGGCTCGATTCAGCTACCTGTTTGGCGATGGCTAAAGCGGCGGGCTTTGATTGCTACGCGCTGTCGTTTGATTATGGCCAGCGCCACAATGCCGAACTAGAAGCGGCTAAGCGTGTCGCTCAGTCGCTCGGCGCAGTTGAGCATCGCGTGATCAAAATTGATCTGGCTGCTTTTGGTGGCTCGGCGCTGACCGATGCCAATATCGCCGTGCCAGTAAATGGCGCGATGGATGATGAAATCCCCGTGACCTATGTACCCGCGCGCAATACGGTGCTGTTGTCGTACGCGCTGGCGTGGTCCGAAGTGCTGAAAGCCGATGATATTTATATTGGCGTGAATGCGGTTGATTATTCCGGCTACCCTGATTGCCGCCCCGAATACATTTCGGCGTTTCAAGCGATGGCGCGTTTGGCGACCAAGGTCGGCGTTGAAGGCTCGGCCTTGCATATCCATACGCCGCTGATTCGGTTGAGCAAGGCGCAAATTGTTGCCGAAGGTTTGAAACTGGGCGTTGATTACAGCCTCACCACGACCTGCTACCAAGCGAACGATGCCGGTGAAGCGTGTGGTGTGTGTGACGCATGCCGTTTGCGCGCCGCTGGTTTTGCCGCTGCTGGCGTAGCTGACCCAACGCGCTACCAAGCAAAATAA
- a CDS encoding NAD(P)/FAD-dependent oxidoreductase translates to MLRITELKLPLDHTEAELKTAIAKYLGIAEADIASYLVYKRSFDARKSQMQLAYIIDLDIGGLEKKLLTKFKDDSHVLPTPDTNYHFVTQAPAQLSHRPIVVGFGPCGIFAALILAQMGFKPIVLERGKKVRERTQDTWGLWRKNTLNPESNVQFGEGGAGTFSDGKLYSQIKDPRHLGRKVLTEFVKAGAPEEILYIAKPHIGTFKLVGMVEKMRAEIESLGGEIRFQQRVDDLILEDTPDGNKQIRGVRVTELGVEGHPSSEILSEHVVIALGHSARDSFAMMHERGVFMEAKPFSVGFRIEHPQSLIDKARWGKYAGHPILGAADYKLVHHAANGRAVYSFCMCPGGTVVAATSEEGRVVTNGMSQYSRNERNANSGMVVSINPNDYPGGAMAGIEFQRALESHAYVLGGGNYNAPAQLVGDFLAGRASKDVGSVEPSYKPGVNWTDLASALPDYAITAMREALPEFGKKIRGYDMHDAVLTGVETRTSSPLRITRGDDCQSLNVRGLYPAGEGAGYAGGILSAGVDGIKVAEALAMDMLS, encoded by the coding sequence ATGCTACGTATCACCGAACTCAAACTGCCGCTCGATCACACCGAGGCAGAGCTTAAAACCGCCATTGCCAAATATCTGGGGATTGCCGAGGCCGATATCGCGTCTTATCTGGTTTACAAACGCAGCTTTGACGCACGCAAAAGCCAGATGCAATTGGCTTACATCATTGATTTGGATATTGGTGGTCTTGAGAAAAAGCTGCTCACCAAGTTTAAAGACGACAGCCACGTCCTGCCTACGCCCGATACCAACTATCACTTTGTCACCCAAGCGCCAGCCCAACTGAGCCATCGCCCGATCGTCGTTGGCTTTGGCCCGTGCGGCATCTTTGCGGCGCTGATTTTGGCACAAATGGGTTTCAAACCGATCGTGTTAGAGCGCGGCAAGAAGGTGCGCGAGCGCACGCAGGATACTTGGGGTCTGTGGCGCAAAAACACGCTCAACCCCGAATCGAATGTGCAATTTGGTGAAGGCGGTGCCGGGACATTCTCCGACGGTAAGCTGTATAGCCAGATTAAAGACCCGCGCCATTTGGGCCGCAAAGTGCTCACCGAGTTTGTGAAAGCCGGCGCGCCGGAGGAAATCCTCTACATCGCCAAGCCACACATCGGTACGTTCAAACTGGTCGGCATGGTCGAAAAAATGCGCGCCGAGATCGAATCGCTCGGCGGCGAGATTCGCTTTCAACAGCGCGTGGATGATTTGATTTTGGAAGATACGCCCGACGGTAACAAACAAATTCGCGGCGTACGCGTCACCGAATTGGGCGTTGAAGGCCATCCGAGCAGTGAAATCCTCAGCGAACATGTGGTAATTGCACTCGGCCACAGCGCGCGCGATAGCTTTGCGATGATGCACGAGCGCGGCGTGTTTATGGAAGCCAAACCGTTCTCGGTCGGTTTCCGGATCGAGCACCCACAATCCTTGATCGACAAAGCCCGTTGGGGCAAATACGCGGGGCACCCTATTTTGGGTGCCGCCGATTACAAACTCGTTCATCACGCCGCCAATGGCCGTGCGGTGTACAGCTTCTGTATGTGTCCGGGCGGCACGGTGGTGGCGGCCACTAGTGAAGAAGGCCGCGTCGTCACCAACGGCATGAGCCAATACTCGCGCAACGAGCGCAATGCCAACTCCGGCATGGTAGTGAGCATCAACCCAAACGATTACCCTGGCGGCGCTATGGCGGGGATCGAATTCCAGCGCGCACTGGAAAGCCATGCTTATGTACTGGGCGGCGGTAATTACAATGCACCTGCGCAGCTGGTTGGGGATTTCTTGGCTGGCCGCGCATCGAAAGATGTTGGCAGCGTCGAGCCATCGTACAAACCGGGCGTGAACTGGACCGATCTGGCCAGCGCCCTGCCCGATTACGCCATCACCGCAATGCGCGAAGCGCTGCCTGAATTCGGCAAGAAAATCCGTGGCTACGATATGCACGACGCAGTGCTGACTGGCGTAGAAACGCGCACTTCATCCCCCTTGCGCATCACGCGTGGTGACGATTGCCAATCGCTGAATGTGCGCGGGCTTTATCCAGCCGGTGAAGGCGCAGGCTACGCGGGCGGAATTTTGTCAGCGGGCGTCGATGGCATCAAGGTTGCCGAAGCCTTGGCGATGGATATGCTGAGCTAG
- a CDS encoding GGDEF domain-containing protein: MSARIGLSGLVSGLFVLSIALLIWQHFGMNKSLLIDVNTTLPISTSDDRFDGGGSIAMVRKTEQSLQLNCQMSEKYEWPYCEIGILLSPAPNGIDLRSFDNIRMKLSYKGPGKHRVRLFLRNYNPAYSTLKESTSWKLNEIQFIVEDGVDLSLPLHKFNVASWWLADKNIPLDHYGVDLSNVPLMIISTGGNKEAGSHQIDVEYIEFQGKTIRREDLLMGILVLWSVLAIGVLINMLYQLHQRLNLIRSEASQLVVANASLKEEKQRITDQAKLDPLTQVRNRSGIRNDIAREMANATEFSPLSMIICDIDHFKAINDTFGHGVGDEVLMKFAKTLSSHVRHGDYVVRWGGEEFVLFLPHTKPEQALQIAENLRQTIEESRWPSKTTLTASFGVAVIGPEGFSKAMEAADMALYAAKKAGRNRVELAKP, encoded by the coding sequence ATGTCTGCTCGCATAGGCTTATCAGGGCTGGTTAGTGGCCTATTTGTGCTCAGTATCGCGCTACTGATCTGGCAACACTTTGGCATGAATAAATCGCTACTGATCGATGTAAACACCACCCTACCAATTAGCACTTCGGATGATCGTTTTGACGGTGGTGGCTCGATCGCAATGGTGCGCAAAACCGAGCAATCGCTGCAGCTGAACTGCCAAATGAGCGAGAAATACGAATGGCCTTATTGCGAAATCGGTATTCTACTCAGCCCAGCCCCCAACGGCATCGATCTACGCAGCTTTGACAATATCCGCATGAAGCTAAGCTATAAAGGGCCAGGCAAACATCGAGTACGGCTGTTTCTACGCAATTACAACCCTGCCTACAGTACGCTCAAAGAAAGCACTTCTTGGAAACTGAACGAGATCCAATTTATCGTCGAAGACGGTGTGGATTTATCCTTGCCATTGCATAAATTTAACGTCGCTTCTTGGTGGCTGGCTGATAAAAATATTCCACTGGATCACTACGGCGTGGATCTAAGTAATGTGCCGCTGATGATTATTTCCACAGGTGGCAATAAGGAAGCGGGCTCGCACCAGATTGATGTGGAATACATCGAGTTTCAAGGCAAAACGATTCGGCGCGAAGATCTGCTGATGGGCATTCTGGTTTTGTGGAGCGTGCTGGCCATTGGCGTGCTAATCAATATGCTCTACCAACTACACCAACGGCTCAATTTGATTCGCAGCGAAGCGTCGCAATTGGTCGTGGCCAACGCGTCACTTAAAGAAGAAAAACAACGTATCACCGATCAGGCCAAGCTTGATCCGCTCACGCAGGTGCGCAATCGCTCTGGAATACGCAACGACATTGCCCGTGAAATGGCCAATGCCACGGAGTTCTCACCCCTATCGATGATTATTTGCGATATTGACCATTTCAAAGCAATCAACGATACCTTTGGTCATGGCGTAGGCGATGAAGTCCTAATGAAATTTGCCAAAACGCTCAGCAGCCACGTGCGGCACGGTGATTATGTAGTGCGCTGGGGCGGAGAAGAATTCGTCTTATTCCTGCCGCACACCAAACCGGAACAAGCACTGCAAATCGCCGAAAACCTGCGGCAAACCATTGAAGAAAGTCGCTGGCCATCCAAAACTACGCTCACCGCCAGCTTTGGTGTCGCCGTGATTGGCCCCGAAGGGTTTAGCAAAGCCATGGAAGCGGCTGATATGGCGTTATATGCAGCCAAAAAAGCTGGCCGGAACCGGGTTGAGCTGGCCAAACCTTAG